One Ananas comosus cultivar F153 linkage group 1, ASM154086v1, whole genome shotgun sequence DNA window includes the following coding sequences:
- the LOC109711739 gene encoding uncharacterized protein LOC109711739 isoform X1 translates to MLRLLLRRRRPLRRRFSSQAPQDPSYDPLKEHLPSPPAPPPLLRTPIASPSPASHSDRSFAFYALAGTLASSVAAAAYLSSSSSAADHRIPSSDQIYADLEKTLEASKGSVRRVVDQMRQTGAAAAVLWKSLASVMSSANQEVRSGFELRVAALLADIAAANSARRAAIVGAGGGAVVDWLLDSVAAARGNGAELRGTQAEAARALAHLIADPEVCPAVLGRPHAVPNLLRFIFSFQPKKPKKHFKLSSLDGSDHSKGRSMLVAALMDIVTSNCDNVDYSSFRPLLPGNADMRDIATAIEVVEQGGMHFDDHNGSDDGENGDRGVKGIGIKILGGTTVLGFSQPKDDLEVHTSITTPLTFEEKATSPAKVEKLNSATVPGLWDDLQREYVAVPFAAWALANWALASDTNRSHIQELDSDGNAVMTALAAPERTVKWHGSLVARSLLDDQNLPLIDSVPKWTSCLLSTAFQASKNDDFALARVALSAFLVSVERCKDSKMVVMENGLHFMREIAKQAEKHNYVQEIVARVLSLLYTGGFHLSLEESQKWSGILLRWVFGQSSADTIRPTAVEILSCILDDHGPASIPISQGWLTVMLSEILGSNKASNLKGGAPPKTDSVKSEIDKSNAYSATQVANQLATAVVRLAMPKLEAESDSVDKHPLADFLAFNPFVAPLKNLNKNNSPKFDAADSAISTLKGIKALSELCSEESMCQNKIVDFGVLCLLRRFLLCDDYEKLAANETYDASSLDPNDPSSVRVPPTSHIRRHAARLLNILSLLPNVKKAIIADEKWCKWLEDCTSGRLPCCNDLKIQSYCRSTLLNVRCSENGVNHTCFNMATENGKRIPQYEDRLFLLNPQSPHWACFDKNDLDVSSSSSGAKSIEIDTSDTSSSSHDTVVHEPAAPLFDVVFVHGLRGGPFNSWRIADNKSSTTSKAGFVENIDQEAGLQGTCWPREWLSSDFPCARLFTVKYKTNLTQWTGASLPLQEVSSMLLRKLVAAGVGSRPVVFVTHSMGGLVVKQMLYQAKLNNFDKFYQNTVGIVFYSCPHFGSKLADMPWHMGLVFRPAPSIGELRSGSPRLVELNDFIRHLHNKGLLDVLSFSETQVTPIVEGYGGWAFRLEIVPIESAYPGYGELVVLNATDHVNSCKPVSRTDPSYAETLDFLKKLKARISEHS, encoded by the exons ATGCTCCGCCTCCTcctgcggcggcgccgccccttGCGGCGGCGCTTCTCCTCGCAAGCGCCCCAAGATCCCTCCTACGACCCCCTCAAAGAGCACTTGCCCTCTCCCCCCgctccccctcctctcctccgaaCCCCTATTGCCTCTCCTTCCCCCGCATCCCACTCCGACCGTTCATTCGCCTTCTACGCCCTCGCCGGAACCCTAGCCTCCTCCGTCGCTGCGGCCGCTTAcctgtcctcctcctcctccgccgccgaccATCGGATCCCTAGTTCCGACCAAATCTACGCTGACCTCGAGAAAACCCTGGAGGCTTCCAAGGGCTCGGTGCGGAGGGTCGTGGACCAGATGCGGCAGACGGGGGCGGCGGCCGCCGTGCTGTGGAAGTCGCTCGCCTCCGTGATGTCGTCGGCGAACCAGGAGGTGAGGTCGGGGTTCGAGCTCCGCGTGGCGGCGCTCCTCGCCGACATCGCGGCGGCGAACTCGGCGCGCCGAGCGGCGATCGTCGGCGCCGGGGGCGGGGCCGTGGTGGATTGGTTGCTGGACAgcgtggcggcggcgcgggggaaTGGAGCAGAGCTGCGCGGGacgcaggcggaggcggcgagggCGCTCGCGCACCTTATCGCCGATCCGGAGGTGTGCCCCGCGGTGTTGGGGCGGCCCCATGCGGTCCCGAACCTCCTTAGGTTCATCTTCTCCTTCCAGCCTAAGAAGCCGAAGAAG CACTTTAAACTCTCTTCATTGGATGGTTCAGATCATTCTAAAGGAAGGAGCATGCTTGTTGCTGCCCTTATGGACATAGTCACTTCAAATTGCGATAATGTAGACTACTCATCCTTTCGTCCTCTGTTACCTGGTAATGCGGACATGAGAGACATTGCGACAGCTATTGAAGTTGTTGAGCAAGGCGGAATGCACTTTGACGACCACAATGGAAGCGATGACGGTGAGAATGGCGACAGAGGTGTGAAGGGAATTGGGATAAAAATACTTGGAGGCACTACTGTTTTGGGATTTTCACAACCAAAGGACGACTTAGAAGTACATACATCAATCACCACACCTCTGACATTCGAAGAAAAAGCTACGAGCCCCGCGAAAGTTGAGAAATTAAATTCTGCGACTGTGCCAGGCCTCTGGGATGATTTACAGAGGGAATATGTTGCTGTACCTTTTGCTGCATGGGCTCTAGCAAACTGGGCTTTGGCATCAGATACTAATCGTTCTCATATTCAAGAGCTTGATAGCGATGGGAATGCTGTCATGACTGCATTAGCAGCACCAGAAAGAACTGTTAAGTGGCATGGAAGTCTGGTTGCTCGATCTCTCTTAGATGACCAGAATTTGCCATTGATAGATTCTGTTCCTAAATGGACATCGTGTCTCCTTTCTACAGCCTTCCAGGCTAGTAAAAATGACGACTTTGCATTGGCTCGGGTGGCATTGTCAGCTTTTCTCGTCTCTGTTGAAAGATGTAAGGATTCAAAGATGGTGGTTATGGAGAATGGCCTCCATTTCATGCGAGAAATAGCTAAACAGGCAGAAAAGCATAATTATGTGCAAGAAATAGTAGCTAGGGTCTTGAGTCTGCTGTATACAGGGGGTTTTCATTTATCTCTTGAGGAAAGTCAAAAGTGGTCCGGTATTCTTCTTCGTTGGGTTTTTGGTCAATCTTCCGCAGATACTATTCGACCTACGGCTGTAGAAATCCTTTCTTGCATACTTGATGACCATGGCCCAGCTTCTATACCAATTTCTCAAGGATGGTTGACTGTTATGTTGAGTGAAATTCTTGGATCTAACAAGGCGTCAAATTTGAAAGGGGGTGCTCCACCAAAGACTGACAGTGTGAAG AGTGAAATTGATAAATCAAATGCTTACTCGGCGACCCAGGTGGCCAATCAGTTAGCTACTGCTGTCGTCAGGCTAGCAATGCCTAAGTTAGAAGCTGAATCTGATTCTGTCGATAAACATCCACTTGCTGATTTTCTCGCTTTTAACCCATTTGTTGCACCATTAAAGAACCTTAACAAAAACAACTCTCCTAAGTTTGATGCAGCTGATTCAGCAATATCGACACTTAAAGGCATAAAAGCACTGTCCGAGCTTTGTTCTGAAGAGTCTATGTGCCAAAACAAGATTGTTGATTTTGGAGTGCTTTGCTTGCTTAGACGATTCCTCTTGTGTGATGACTACGAAAAGCTTGCTGCAAATGAAACGTATGACGCATCTTCACTAGACCCTAATGACCCTTCTAGTGTTCGAGTTCCTCCAACATCACATATTCGGAGACATGCTGCTCGACTGCTgaacattctctctcttttaccTAATGTTAAGAAAGCTATTATAGCTGATGAAAAGTGGTGTAAATGGCTTGAGGATTGTACTAGTGGACGGCTCCCTTGCTGCAATGACCTAAAAATTCAGAGCTACTGCAGGTCAACTTTGCTAAATGTGCGCTGCTCAGAAAATGGAGTAAATCATACATGTTTTAATATGGCTACTGAGAATGGTAAAAGGATTCCTCAATATGAGGATAGGTTATTCTTGCTTAATCCGCAATCACCACATTGGGCTTGTTTTGACAAAAATGATTTGGATGTTTCCTCATCTTCTAGTGGTGCTAAAAGTATTGAAATCGACACTAGTGATACCTCCAGTTCTTCACACGATACAGTAGTCCATGAACCTGCAGCTCCATTATTTGATGTTGTTTTTGTCCATGGCCTACGCGGTGGCCCTTTTAATTCATGGCGAATAGCAGATAATAAGTCTTCAACAACCAGTAAAGCTGGTTTCGTGGAAAACATAGACCAGGAAGCCGGGTTACAGGGCACATGCTGGCCAAGGGAGTGGCTTTCTTCTGATTTTCCTTGTGCTCGCCTGTTTACTGTTAAATACAAG ACAAATCTGACCCAGTGGACTGGAGCTAGTTTGCCTCTTCAG GAGGTTAGCTCAATGTTGCTGAGGAAGTTAGTTGCAGCTGGTGTTGGAAGCCGACCTGTTGTATTTGTTACACACAG CATGGGCGGTCTAGTGGTCAAGCAAATGTTGTATCAAGCAAAGCTGAACAATTTCGACAAGTTTTATCAGAATACAGTCGGAATT GTATTCTATAGTTGTCCACATTTCGGCAGCAAACTCGCAGATATGCCATGGCATATGGGCCTCGTTTTTCGTCCCGCCCCTTCA ATCGGGGAGTTACGAAGCGGGTCGCCGAGACTGGTTGAACTGAACGACTTTATTCGCCATCTCCATAACAAAGGACTCCTAGATGTTCTCAGTTTCAGTGAG ACCCAGGTGACACCGATTGTCGAAGGCTATGGTGGCTGGGCATTTCGCTTGGAGATCGTACCAATTGAGTCTGCATACCCTGGTTACGGTGAACTTGTT GTATTGAATGCTACAGATCATGTCAACTCCTGCAAACCAGTTAGCCGAACCGATCCATCATACGCGGAGACCCTGGATTTCTTGAAGAAACTAAAAGCTCGTATCAGTGAGCACTCGTAG
- the LOC109711739 gene encoding uncharacterized protein LOC109711739 isoform X2, giving the protein MLRLLLRRRRPLRRRFSSQAPQDPSYDPLKEHLPSPPAPPPLLRTPIASPSPASHSDRSFAFYALAGTLASSVAAAAYLSSSSSAADHRIPSSDQIYADLEKTLEASKGSVRRVVDQMRQTGAAAAVLWKSLASVMSSANQEVRSGFELRVAALLADIAAANSARRAAIVGAGGGAVVDWLLDSVAAARGNGAELRGTQAEAARALAHLIADPEVCPAVLGRPHAVPNLLRFIFSFQPKKPKKHFKLSSLDGSDHSKGRSMLVAALMDIVTSNCDNVDYSSFRPLLPGNADMRDIATAIEVVEQGGMHFDDHNGSDDGENGDRGVKGIGIKILGGTTVLGFSQPKDDLEVHTSITTPLTFEEKATSPAKVEKLNSATVPGLWDDLQREYVAVPFAAWALANWALASDTNRSHIQELDSDGNAVMTALAAPERTVKWHGSLVARSLLDDQNLPLIDSVPKWTSCLLSTAFQASKNDDFALARVALSAFLVSVERCKDSKMVVMENGLHFMREIAKQAEKHNYVQEIVARVLSLLYTGGFHLSLEESQKWSGILLRWVFGQSSADTIRPTAVEILSCILDDHGPASIPISQGWLTVMLSEILGSNKASNLKGGAPPKTDSVKSEIDKSNAYSATQVANQLATAVVRLAMPKLEAESDSVDKHPLADFLAFNPFVAPLKNLNKNNSPKFDAADSAISTLKGIKALSELCSEESMCQNKIVDFGVLCLLRRFLLCDDYEKLAANETYDASSLDPNDPSSVRVPPTSHIRRHAARLLNILSLLPNVKKAIIADEKWCKWLEDCTSGRLPCCNDLKIQSYCRSTLLNVRCSENGVNHTCFNMATENGKRIPQYEDRLFLLNPQSPHWACFDKNDLDVSSSSSGAKSIEIDTSDTSSSSHDTVVHEPAAPLFDVVFVHGLRGGPFNSWRIADNKSSTTSKAGFVENIDQEAGLQGTCWPREWLSSDFPCARLFTVKYKTNLTQWTGASLPLQEVSSMLLRKLVAAGVGSRPVVFVTHSMGGLVVKQMLYQAKLNNFDKFYQNTVGIVFYSCPHFGSKLADMPWHMGLVFRPAPSIGELRSGSPRLVELNDFIRHLHNKGLLDVLSFSETQVTPIVEGYGGWAFRLEIVPIESAYPGYGELVVSNATDDVTGIECYRSCQLLQTS; this is encoded by the exons ATGCTCCGCCTCCTcctgcggcggcgccgccccttGCGGCGGCGCTTCTCCTCGCAAGCGCCCCAAGATCCCTCCTACGACCCCCTCAAAGAGCACTTGCCCTCTCCCCCCgctccccctcctctcctccgaaCCCCTATTGCCTCTCCTTCCCCCGCATCCCACTCCGACCGTTCATTCGCCTTCTACGCCCTCGCCGGAACCCTAGCCTCCTCCGTCGCTGCGGCCGCTTAcctgtcctcctcctcctccgccgccgaccATCGGATCCCTAGTTCCGACCAAATCTACGCTGACCTCGAGAAAACCCTGGAGGCTTCCAAGGGCTCGGTGCGGAGGGTCGTGGACCAGATGCGGCAGACGGGGGCGGCGGCCGCCGTGCTGTGGAAGTCGCTCGCCTCCGTGATGTCGTCGGCGAACCAGGAGGTGAGGTCGGGGTTCGAGCTCCGCGTGGCGGCGCTCCTCGCCGACATCGCGGCGGCGAACTCGGCGCGCCGAGCGGCGATCGTCGGCGCCGGGGGCGGGGCCGTGGTGGATTGGTTGCTGGACAgcgtggcggcggcgcgggggaaTGGAGCAGAGCTGCGCGGGacgcaggcggaggcggcgagggCGCTCGCGCACCTTATCGCCGATCCGGAGGTGTGCCCCGCGGTGTTGGGGCGGCCCCATGCGGTCCCGAACCTCCTTAGGTTCATCTTCTCCTTCCAGCCTAAGAAGCCGAAGAAG CACTTTAAACTCTCTTCATTGGATGGTTCAGATCATTCTAAAGGAAGGAGCATGCTTGTTGCTGCCCTTATGGACATAGTCACTTCAAATTGCGATAATGTAGACTACTCATCCTTTCGTCCTCTGTTACCTGGTAATGCGGACATGAGAGACATTGCGACAGCTATTGAAGTTGTTGAGCAAGGCGGAATGCACTTTGACGACCACAATGGAAGCGATGACGGTGAGAATGGCGACAGAGGTGTGAAGGGAATTGGGATAAAAATACTTGGAGGCACTACTGTTTTGGGATTTTCACAACCAAAGGACGACTTAGAAGTACATACATCAATCACCACACCTCTGACATTCGAAGAAAAAGCTACGAGCCCCGCGAAAGTTGAGAAATTAAATTCTGCGACTGTGCCAGGCCTCTGGGATGATTTACAGAGGGAATATGTTGCTGTACCTTTTGCTGCATGGGCTCTAGCAAACTGGGCTTTGGCATCAGATACTAATCGTTCTCATATTCAAGAGCTTGATAGCGATGGGAATGCTGTCATGACTGCATTAGCAGCACCAGAAAGAACTGTTAAGTGGCATGGAAGTCTGGTTGCTCGATCTCTCTTAGATGACCAGAATTTGCCATTGATAGATTCTGTTCCTAAATGGACATCGTGTCTCCTTTCTACAGCCTTCCAGGCTAGTAAAAATGACGACTTTGCATTGGCTCGGGTGGCATTGTCAGCTTTTCTCGTCTCTGTTGAAAGATGTAAGGATTCAAAGATGGTGGTTATGGAGAATGGCCTCCATTTCATGCGAGAAATAGCTAAACAGGCAGAAAAGCATAATTATGTGCAAGAAATAGTAGCTAGGGTCTTGAGTCTGCTGTATACAGGGGGTTTTCATTTATCTCTTGAGGAAAGTCAAAAGTGGTCCGGTATTCTTCTTCGTTGGGTTTTTGGTCAATCTTCCGCAGATACTATTCGACCTACGGCTGTAGAAATCCTTTCTTGCATACTTGATGACCATGGCCCAGCTTCTATACCAATTTCTCAAGGATGGTTGACTGTTATGTTGAGTGAAATTCTTGGATCTAACAAGGCGTCAAATTTGAAAGGGGGTGCTCCACCAAAGACTGACAGTGTGAAG AGTGAAATTGATAAATCAAATGCTTACTCGGCGACCCAGGTGGCCAATCAGTTAGCTACTGCTGTCGTCAGGCTAGCAATGCCTAAGTTAGAAGCTGAATCTGATTCTGTCGATAAACATCCACTTGCTGATTTTCTCGCTTTTAACCCATTTGTTGCACCATTAAAGAACCTTAACAAAAACAACTCTCCTAAGTTTGATGCAGCTGATTCAGCAATATCGACACTTAAAGGCATAAAAGCACTGTCCGAGCTTTGTTCTGAAGAGTCTATGTGCCAAAACAAGATTGTTGATTTTGGAGTGCTTTGCTTGCTTAGACGATTCCTCTTGTGTGATGACTACGAAAAGCTTGCTGCAAATGAAACGTATGACGCATCTTCACTAGACCCTAATGACCCTTCTAGTGTTCGAGTTCCTCCAACATCACATATTCGGAGACATGCTGCTCGACTGCTgaacattctctctcttttaccTAATGTTAAGAAAGCTATTATAGCTGATGAAAAGTGGTGTAAATGGCTTGAGGATTGTACTAGTGGACGGCTCCCTTGCTGCAATGACCTAAAAATTCAGAGCTACTGCAGGTCAACTTTGCTAAATGTGCGCTGCTCAGAAAATGGAGTAAATCATACATGTTTTAATATGGCTACTGAGAATGGTAAAAGGATTCCTCAATATGAGGATAGGTTATTCTTGCTTAATCCGCAATCACCACATTGGGCTTGTTTTGACAAAAATGATTTGGATGTTTCCTCATCTTCTAGTGGTGCTAAAAGTATTGAAATCGACACTAGTGATACCTCCAGTTCTTCACACGATACAGTAGTCCATGAACCTGCAGCTCCATTATTTGATGTTGTTTTTGTCCATGGCCTACGCGGTGGCCCTTTTAATTCATGGCGAATAGCAGATAATAAGTCTTCAACAACCAGTAAAGCTGGTTTCGTGGAAAACATAGACCAGGAAGCCGGGTTACAGGGCACATGCTGGCCAAGGGAGTGGCTTTCTTCTGATTTTCCTTGTGCTCGCCTGTTTACTGTTAAATACAAG ACAAATCTGACCCAGTGGACTGGAGCTAGTTTGCCTCTTCAG GAGGTTAGCTCAATGTTGCTGAGGAAGTTAGTTGCAGCTGGTGTTGGAAGCCGACCTGTTGTATTTGTTACACACAG CATGGGCGGTCTAGTGGTCAAGCAAATGTTGTATCAAGCAAAGCTGAACAATTTCGACAAGTTTTATCAGAATACAGTCGGAATT GTATTCTATAGTTGTCCACATTTCGGCAGCAAACTCGCAGATATGCCATGGCATATGGGCCTCGTTTTTCGTCCCGCCCCTTCA ATCGGGGAGTTACGAAGCGGGTCGCCGAGACTGGTTGAACTGAACGACTTTATTCGCCATCTCCATAACAAAGGACTCCTAGATGTTCTCAGTTTCAGTGAG ACCCAGGTGACACCGATTGTCGAAGGCTATGGTGGCTGGGCATTTCGCTTGGAGATCGTACCAATTGAGTCTGCATACCCTGGTTACGGTGAACTTGTTGTAAGTAATGCTACAGATGATGTCACAG GTATTGAATGCTACAGATCATGTCAACTCCTGCAAACCAGTTAG
- the LOC109711739 gene encoding uncharacterized protein LOC109711739 isoform X4 has protein sequence MLVAALMDIVTSNCDNVDYSSFRPLLPGNADMRDIATAIEVVEQGGMHFDDHNGSDDGENGDRGVKGIGIKILGGTTVLGFSQPKDDLEVHTSITTPLTFEEKATSPAKVEKLNSATVPGLWDDLQREYVAVPFAAWALANWALASDTNRSHIQELDSDGNAVMTALAAPERTVKWHGSLVARSLLDDQNLPLIDSVPKWTSCLLSTAFQASKNDDFALARVALSAFLVSVERCKDSKMVVMENGLHFMREIAKQAEKHNYVQEIVARVLSLLYTGGFHLSLEESQKWSGILLRWVFGQSSADTIRPTAVEILSCILDDHGPASIPISQGWLTVMLSEILGSNKASNLKGGAPPKTDSVKSEIDKSNAYSATQVANQLATAVVRLAMPKLEAESDSVDKHPLADFLAFNPFVAPLKNLNKNNSPKFDAADSAISTLKGIKALSELCSEESMCQNKIVDFGVLCLLRRFLLCDDYEKLAANETYDASSLDPNDPSSVRVPPTSHIRRHAARLLNILSLLPNVKKAIIADEKWCKWLEDCTSGRLPCCNDLKIQSYCRSTLLNVRCSENGVNHTCFNMATENGKRIPQYEDRLFLLNPQSPHWACFDKNDLDVSSSSSGAKSIEIDTSDTSSSSHDTVVHEPAAPLFDVVFVHGLRGGPFNSWRIADNKSSTTSKAGFVENIDQEAGLQGTCWPREWLSSDFPCARLFTVKYKTNLTQWTGASLPLQEVSSMLLRKLVAAGVGSRPVVFVTHSMGGLVVKQMLYQAKLNNFDKFYQNTVGIVFYSCPHFGSKLADMPWHMGLVFRPAPSIGELRSGSPRLVELNDFIRHLHNKGLLDVLSFSETQVTPIVEGYGGWAFRLEIVPIESAYPGYGELVVLNATDHVNSCKPVSRTDPSYAETLDFLKKLKARISEHS, from the exons ATGCTTGTTGCTGCCCTTATGGACATAGTCACTTCAAATTGCGATAATGTAGACTACTCATCCTTTCGTCCTCTGTTACCTGGTAATGCGGACATGAGAGACATTGCGACAGCTATTGAAGTTGTTGAGCAAGGCGGAATGCACTTTGACGACCACAATGGAAGCGATGACGGTGAGAATGGCGACAGAGGTGTGAAGGGAATTGGGATAAAAATACTTGGAGGCACTACTGTTTTGGGATTTTCACAACCAAAGGACGACTTAGAAGTACATACATCAATCACCACACCTCTGACATTCGAAGAAAAAGCTACGAGCCCCGCGAAAGTTGAGAAATTAAATTCTGCGACTGTGCCAGGCCTCTGGGATGATTTACAGAGGGAATATGTTGCTGTACCTTTTGCTGCATGGGCTCTAGCAAACTGGGCTTTGGCATCAGATACTAATCGTTCTCATATTCAAGAGCTTGATAGCGATGGGAATGCTGTCATGACTGCATTAGCAGCACCAGAAAGAACTGTTAAGTGGCATGGAAGTCTGGTTGCTCGATCTCTCTTAGATGACCAGAATTTGCCATTGATAGATTCTGTTCCTAAATGGACATCGTGTCTCCTTTCTACAGCCTTCCAGGCTAGTAAAAATGACGACTTTGCATTGGCTCGGGTGGCATTGTCAGCTTTTCTCGTCTCTGTTGAAAGATGTAAGGATTCAAAGATGGTGGTTATGGAGAATGGCCTCCATTTCATGCGAGAAATAGCTAAACAGGCAGAAAAGCATAATTATGTGCAAGAAATAGTAGCTAGGGTCTTGAGTCTGCTGTATACAGGGGGTTTTCATTTATCTCTTGAGGAAAGTCAAAAGTGGTCCGGTATTCTTCTTCGTTGGGTTTTTGGTCAATCTTCCGCAGATACTATTCGACCTACGGCTGTAGAAATCCTTTCTTGCATACTTGATGACCATGGCCCAGCTTCTATACCAATTTCTCAAGGATGGTTGACTGTTATGTTGAGTGAAATTCTTGGATCTAACAAGGCGTCAAATTTGAAAGGGGGTGCTCCACCAAAGACTGACAGTGTGAAG AGTGAAATTGATAAATCAAATGCTTACTCGGCGACCCAGGTGGCCAATCAGTTAGCTACTGCTGTCGTCAGGCTAGCAATGCCTAAGTTAGAAGCTGAATCTGATTCTGTCGATAAACATCCACTTGCTGATTTTCTCGCTTTTAACCCATTTGTTGCACCATTAAAGAACCTTAACAAAAACAACTCTCCTAAGTTTGATGCAGCTGATTCAGCAATATCGACACTTAAAGGCATAAAAGCACTGTCCGAGCTTTGTTCTGAAGAGTCTATGTGCCAAAACAAGATTGTTGATTTTGGAGTGCTTTGCTTGCTTAGACGATTCCTCTTGTGTGATGACTACGAAAAGCTTGCTGCAAATGAAACGTATGACGCATCTTCACTAGACCCTAATGACCCTTCTAGTGTTCGAGTTCCTCCAACATCACATATTCGGAGACATGCTGCTCGACTGCTgaacattctctctcttttaccTAATGTTAAGAAAGCTATTATAGCTGATGAAAAGTGGTGTAAATGGCTTGAGGATTGTACTAGTGGACGGCTCCCTTGCTGCAATGACCTAAAAATTCAGAGCTACTGCAGGTCAACTTTGCTAAATGTGCGCTGCTCAGAAAATGGAGTAAATCATACATGTTTTAATATGGCTACTGAGAATGGTAAAAGGATTCCTCAATATGAGGATAGGTTATTCTTGCTTAATCCGCAATCACCACATTGGGCTTGTTTTGACAAAAATGATTTGGATGTTTCCTCATCTTCTAGTGGTGCTAAAAGTATTGAAATCGACACTAGTGATACCTCCAGTTCTTCACACGATACAGTAGTCCATGAACCTGCAGCTCCATTATTTGATGTTGTTTTTGTCCATGGCCTACGCGGTGGCCCTTTTAATTCATGGCGAATAGCAGATAATAAGTCTTCAACAACCAGTAAAGCTGGTTTCGTGGAAAACATAGACCAGGAAGCCGGGTTACAGGGCACATGCTGGCCAAGGGAGTGGCTTTCTTCTGATTTTCCTTGTGCTCGCCTGTTTACTGTTAAATACAAG ACAAATCTGACCCAGTGGACTGGAGCTAGTTTGCCTCTTCAG GAGGTTAGCTCAATGTTGCTGAGGAAGTTAGTTGCAGCTGGTGTTGGAAGCCGACCTGTTGTATTTGTTACACACAG CATGGGCGGTCTAGTGGTCAAGCAAATGTTGTATCAAGCAAAGCTGAACAATTTCGACAAGTTTTATCAGAATACAGTCGGAATT GTATTCTATAGTTGTCCACATTTCGGCAGCAAACTCGCAGATATGCCATGGCATATGGGCCTCGTTTTTCGTCCCGCCCCTTCA ATCGGGGAGTTACGAAGCGGGTCGCCGAGACTGGTTGAACTGAACGACTTTATTCGCCATCTCCATAACAAAGGACTCCTAGATGTTCTCAGTTTCAGTGAG ACCCAGGTGACACCGATTGTCGAAGGCTATGGTGGCTGGGCATTTCGCTTGGAGATCGTACCAATTGAGTCTGCATACCCTGGTTACGGTGAACTTGTT GTATTGAATGCTACAGATCATGTCAACTCCTGCAAACCAGTTAGCCGAACCGATCCATCATACGCGGAGACCCTGGATTTCTTGAAGAAACTAAAAGCTCGTATCAGTGAGCACTCGTAG